The region TTCCTAGTATCTCTCCAATATTATTAAATGCTTGATTAAAAGATTTATATCCTAAATTCTTAACCCCATCTCTGTCATATTTAGATAAATAAAATGCTACAATTAATCCTAATTTATTTTTTTTATCCATAGTACTTTTCTCCATTTTTCATAATTATTTATCCAGATTTTAAATGCGAACCCTGATTCCCGATTATTTTTACATCAAATCCACAGGATAACTTTCTACCCTCATCGAATAACCCTTTTACTCGGTAAAGATGTACCATTGTTTCTATTGTCTTAAAATAAAACTCCATTATATTCATTCTTTTTTAGATGCTTTGTAAGCAGCTCAACTACCATGGAAATATAATTGTATTCAAATAAGTGGAGTGTTTTACTTCCAGCTCTCCAACAATGAATTTGGAATCAGAACCGTTTACTCCAGATTGGAGGAAGATGATTCAAGCAACGACAAATAAAAAACTCATATTTAAAAATGCATACCCTCACCATTATGTATATCAGTTTTAGACATATCAAACCAAAAACTCTATTTAAACAGATTACCCTTTAGAATTACCTCTGTATATTCTGAAACTACATACATACCGAAAATATACATTTACTACGGATTATTCGTTTAAATTTTACGTTTCACTAATTAGCATAAGTAACTTTATATGACTGTGGCTCTAAAAGCCATTGTTCACTTTTAAACACATTTTTAAAAGGATTTTGAATTATTTTGGGGATATAATTACTATATTTCATTTTAGCGACTTCAACTAAATATAGATAATAAGCATCTTGCATTATCCTTGCTGCCTCAATTTCCGCTTTTGACCAATAAAATTCACATTTAATGTTTACTGCCTTAACCTCAATAAATCTATCGTATGATAACGATTTTTCTGATTTAAATGATGCTATATCATATCCAGCATTTACATCTACTACTGAAATTTGTTTTATTGGGTATTGCGAACAGTTATTCAATCGTATTCTTTCATAATTTATTACAAATTGCTCCGCCAACTCTCCTATTTTAGCATCTTCCTGCATTTTTTTGTATAAGTCTTGAAGCGACATGGCCCGTGATTTTTTACTTAATAAGTCTTCAATTTTCTTTTCATAATTCTTAGCTATATAAAATTTGGTAATAAAATTCTCTCTCTCTAATAGAAAAAATCCATATGAGACCAATAAATCTCTTAACTGGCTTAACTGTAAATCAAAATATTCTTTCCTAAATAAGTATAATTGCTTACTTGGAATAAATTCAAACATCTGATTGGTTAAATAATTCTTCTCACAGAGTTCTTCAATGATTTCATTAATAAACCACAAATCAAATTGTAATTTATTACCTTGCATTTCTTTTACTTTTTTTGTTAAATGA is a window of Lachnoclostridium phytofermentans ISDg DNA encoding:
- a CDS encoding DUF3883 domain-containing protein; amino-acid sequence: MLEELKKYKVIGRKDDIDYIINDVFGEKSLTKRDAFLLSVNRSKNQFDFYAILRLLEYFKLIISENDKYHLTKKVKEMQGNKLQFDLWFINEIIEELCEKNYLTNQMFEFIPSKQLYLFRKEYFDLQLSQLRDLLVSYGFFLLERENFITKFYIAKNYEKKIEDLLSKKSRAMSLQDLYKKMQEDAKIGELAEQFVINYERIRLNNCSQYPIKQISVVDVNAGYDIASFKSEKSLSYDRFIEVKAVNIKCEFYWSKAEIEAARIMQDAYYLYLVEVAKMKYSNYIPKIIQNPFKNVFKSEQWLLEPQSYKVTYAN